In the genome of Tannockella kyphosi, one region contains:
- a CDS encoding CvpA family protein, whose translation MENFRNLVTIDYILLAIIMFFAISGLKKGFVLCIYNFCCTLFCLVFAYVCCNTNNGFLSILENNEIIRQFEGFTKTLILFIIFFVILSLLTKVISIVVRPIIDGIVKHVIIIKQLNQILGLLIGTVRGIIYAYMIVIVLLLQNSQVIQDSVVTNMVIELVPLYGEVLLEMLG comes from the coding sequence ATGGAAAATTTTAGAAATTTAGTAACGATTGATTATATTTTATTAGCTATAATCATGTTTTTTGCAATTTCCGGTTTAAAAAAAGGATTTGTTTTATGTATATATAATTTTTGTTGTACCCTGTTTTGTCTAGTCTTTGCGTATGTTTGTTGTAATACAAACAATGGTTTTTTAAGTATTTTAGAGAATAACGAGATTATTAGACAATTTGAAGGATTCACAAAAACACTTATTTTATTTATCATTTTCTTTGTGATCTTATCACTTTTAACAAAAGTGATAAGTATCGTAGTTAGACCAATAATAGATGGAATAGTAAAACATGTTATTATTATTAAACAATTAAATCAAATATTAGGTTTATTAATAGGGACAGTCCGTGGTATTATTTATGCATATATGATAGTGATAGTTTTGTTATTACAAAACTCGCAAGTCATACAAGATAGTGTAGTAACAAATATGGTAATAGAATTAGTGCCTCTCTATGGTGAGGTATTATTAGAGATGTTAGGATAA